One Methylobacterium sp. AMS5 genomic region harbors:
- a CDS encoding lytic murein transglycosylase produces the protein MQPFAKALLLATAILAGPIPARAEAPTDPAPPDFARCLGELKTLAEERGVPRTVAETALSGIAPDPSVVPATQSQAEFVKPIWEYIEASVTPERIATGQAKLAQWSEVLGRIEAAYGVDRHILVAFWGVESNYGAALEGSGIRPVVPALATLACGDPARPGLWRDELVAALKILGDGDADAERMRGSWAGAMGHTQFMPTAFLRHAVDFDGDGKRDIWHSVPDALASTANFLKQSGWRAGEGWGLEVRLPDGFDYRLADETTERPFTEWQTLGLKPANGAFPDGAERAAALLLPTGAKGPAFLLEPNFRVILRYNTALAYALTVAHLSDRLRGAPGFTRDWPRTDRMLTTEERTDLQTRLAALGHPVGGADGKIGPKTRAAIRAFQEAKGLVPDGYADAALLDRVRATNAPAP, from the coding sequence ATGCAGCCCTTTGCCAAAGCGCTCCTTCTCGCCACCGCGATCCTCGCCGGGCCGATCCCAGCGCGGGCCGAGGCACCGACCGACCCGGCGCCGCCGGATTTCGCGCGATGCCTCGGTGAATTGAAGACGCTCGCCGAGGAGCGCGGCGTGCCGCGGACGGTGGCCGAGACGGCCCTGTCGGGGATCGCGCCCGATCCCTCGGTGGTGCCGGCGACCCAATCGCAGGCCGAGTTCGTCAAGCCGATCTGGGAGTATATCGAGGCGAGCGTCACGCCGGAGCGGATCGCGACAGGCCAAGCCAAGCTCGCCCAGTGGTCCGAGGTGCTGGGGCGGATCGAGGCGGCCTACGGCGTCGATCGGCACATTCTGGTCGCCTTCTGGGGCGTCGAGTCGAATTACGGGGCCGCCCTCGAAGGCTCCGGCATCCGTCCCGTCGTGCCGGCGCTGGCGACGCTGGCCTGCGGCGATCCCGCCCGGCCCGGCCTGTGGCGCGACGAACTCGTCGCGGCCCTGAAGATCCTCGGCGACGGCGATGCCGACGCGGAACGGATGCGCGGATCCTGGGCCGGCGCCATGGGCCACACCCAGTTCATGCCGACCGCGTTCCTGCGCCACGCGGTCGATTTCGACGGCGACGGCAAACGCGACATCTGGCACTCGGTGCCCGACGCGCTCGCCTCGACCGCCAACTTCCTGAAGCAGTCCGGCTGGCGCGCGGGCGAGGGCTGGGGCCTTGAGGTGCGCCTGCCCGACGGGTTCGACTACCGGCTCGCCGACGAGACCACCGAGCGGCCTTTCACCGAGTGGCAGACGCTCGGCCTCAAGCCGGCCAACGGCGCCTTTCCCGATGGTGCGGAGCGCGCCGCCGCCCTGCTGCTGCCGACGGGCGCGAAGGGGCCGGCCTTCCTGCTGGAACCGAACTTCCGGGTGATCCTGCGCTACAACACGGCGCTCGCCTACGCGCTGACCGTGGCGCATCTCTCCGACCGGCTGCGCGGCGCGCCCGGCTTCACCCGCGACTGGCCGCGGACCGACCGAATGCTCACGACGGAGGAGCGCACCGATCTGCAGACCCGGCTCGCCGCCCTCGGCCACCCGGTCGGCGGCGCGGATGGGAAGATCGGGCCGAAGACCCGTGCCGCGATCCGGGCCTTCCAGGAAGCCAAGGGCCTCGTCCCCGACGGCTATGCCGATGCCGCGCTGCTCGATCGGGTGCGGGCGACGAACGCGCCGGCCCCGTGA
- a CDS encoding NAD(P)H-dependent oxidoreductase gives MRVLLVHCHPRRDSFNAALRDTAAAALEAAGHTIERLDLYGAGFDPRLSAEERGAYYEEGAERPDLAGHIAALRRAEALVLVYPTWWFGPPAMLKGWFDRVWLPGVAFALGGAKVLQPRLTNIRRIAVVTTYGSPRWLLWLVGWPDWRLFRFGIRPLCAPRCRLDWIALTGMDGASEPMRARFIERVRRRLSAF, from the coding sequence ATGCGCGTCCTGCTGGTCCATTGCCATCCCCGCCGCGACAGCTTCAACGCGGCGCTGCGCGACACGGCCGCCGCCGCGCTCGAAGCGGCGGGCCACACGATCGAACGGCTCGATCTCTACGGAGCGGGTTTCGATCCGCGGCTGAGTGCGGAGGAACGGGGCGCCTATTACGAGGAGGGTGCCGAGCGGCCGGATCTCGCCGGCCACATCGCCGCCCTGCGCCGGGCCGAAGCTCTGGTCCTCGTCTACCCGACATGGTGGTTCGGACCGCCGGCCATGCTGAAAGGCTGGTTCGACCGGGTCTGGCTGCCGGGCGTGGCCTTCGCACTGGGCGGGGCGAAGGTGCTGCAACCACGCCTCACCAACATCCGAAGGATCGCCGTCGTGACGACCTACGGCTCGCCGCGCTGGCTGCTCTGGCTCGTCGGCTGGCCCGATTGGCGGCTGTTCCGCTTCGGCATCCGCCCGCTCTGCGCCCCGCGCTGCCGGCTCGACTGGATCGCGCTCACCGGCATGGATGGAGCCTCGGAGCCGATGCGCGCGCGTTTCATCGAGCGGGTTCGCCGACGGCTGTCGGCGTTCTGA